GTTAATTTCGAggtggaaataaaaatattttcttaccaCCACCGCGTAGCATGTCGAGAAACGTGCTTTCTGCGTTGCCACGCGTGCGTCCCTGCTTCTGGGACGGCGTGCCAAAGCTCAGGCTCTGGATATTGATCTCTGCTTTGAGTTGTTCCGGCGGTATGTCGTCCACACGGAACTCGTTCGGGTCCTCGACGAAGGCCTGCTGCAGATCACGCATGATCTTCTTGCGTATGGTCTTCTTCATCGAGAGATGCCGCTCCAGGTGTTTCACATCGCTCTCCGTCAGCGTTTTGCTGTTATCGCGGCGACGTGACTTCTTCTTCTTGCTGTTCTTCGGGCTCTCCTCCTCGCCTGATGTCGAACCTACTGATACGGCGCTATCGTGCCCGGGCGCCTTCTCCTCGGCTTGCCCACGTGTGTTCTCCCATTTGCTGCCGAAGCCGAAGATGTCCCGCAGATGAGGAATGTTCCGGTCCACAGTCTGTTGCCTCGCCATAACGTCGATCCTTCAAATGGCAAGAGTGGCTTCGAACGGCAAAAGAATCGTCTC
This window of the Linepithema humile isolate Giens D197 chromosome 1, Lhum_UNIL_v1.0, whole genome shotgun sequence genome carries:
- the LOC105679765 gene encoding uncharacterized protein, producing the protein MARQQTVDRNIPHLRDIFGFGSKWENTRGQAEEKAPGHDSAVSVGSTSGEEESPKNSKKKKSRRRDNSKTLTESDVKHLERHLSMKKTIRKKIMRDLQQAFVEDPNEFRVDDIPPEQLKAEINIQSLSFGTPSQKQGRTRGNAESTFLDMLRGGGLEKNGTDGDRDSGHGGSPTREAPSAHDTDDESSYAYETPAATPTKKSGNFWRRFTMKNRNKR